One region of Thermodesulfobacteriota bacterium genomic DNA includes:
- the nrdD gene encoding anaerobic ribonucleoside-triphosphate reductase, with amino-acid sequence MNTLKEVDLKNRRTKTDEETTDMALFVRTSKEDILGWNRQRIVDALVRETYIDIDTAEEISKEVERQIIDSKIIVVTAPLIRELVDAKLIERGLEQARRMHTRLGVPLYDVDQLILHPNKENANVPHGPEATNLTLAEVIKKEYALLNVFSQEIGDAHMRGDIHIHDLGFIDRPYCSGQSLEYIKKFGLNLPNSLSIAKPAKHPEVLLAHMVKFAAALQSHFAGAIGWDAVNLFFAPYLTGLSDAEVKQLAQMLIFEFSQQAVARGGQAIFTDINLYWEVPKHFEDVPAIGPGGTYTGKPYKYYLEESQRFVWLLFDVFKEGDGVGRPFFFPKPLVHITEKFFQTPGHEAFLDHICDVASEKGNTYFVFDRGNTAKISECCRLSFKLETSDLEDAKEPWKMRYTALQNVTLNLPRMGYLAKEDDTKLYSNISQFMEMAVQAHLQKKAFIEKLLSLGEKGPLALLTMDKDGSPYLRMNRATYLIGMLGLNELIKIHTGEELQHSKTSLKFGLKIIAHMKLLADKLSKKHGMRFVLEQSPAESTAYRFAKLDLKYHSPESGHIVKGNISREEVYYTNSTYLPVSLQVNPIERVRKEGLFHPLIEAGALTHIWLGEAKPSKESLKNFVIKTFRGTLNDQIAFSPEFTTCISCGKTARGLSEKCIYCGSLEIEGITRITGYFTKTSSWNKGKMGELNDRFRNHGFLQERELDVINLR; translated from the coding sequence ATGAATACCTTAAAAGAGGTTGATCTTAAAAATAGAAGGACAAAAACTGACGAAGAAACCACTGATATGGCACTATTCGTTCGTACCTCTAAAGAGGACATTTTAGGCTGGAACAGGCAACGAATTGTAGATGCCCTGGTAAGAGAAACTTATATAGATATTGATACTGCAGAAGAGATCAGTAAAGAAGTAGAAAGGCAGATTATTGATTCCAAGATCATAGTTGTCACAGCCCCTCTTATAAGGGAATTGGTAGATGCCAAACTCATCGAAAGAGGTTTAGAACAGGCACGCAGGATGCACACCCGTTTAGGGGTTCCTCTTTATGATGTAGATCAGCTCATCCTCCATCCTAACAAAGAGAATGCCAATGTACCCCACGGTCCTGAAGCTACAAATCTAACTTTGGCAGAAGTAATTAAAAAGGAATATGCCCTGCTTAACGTCTTTTCACAAGAGATAGGGGATGCCCATATGCGGGGAGATATACACATCCATGACCTGGGGTTTATTGACCGTCCTTATTGTTCAGGGCAATCCCTGGAGTATATAAAAAAATTTGGTCTAAACCTCCCCAACTCACTCTCTATAGCGAAACCAGCAAAGCATCCAGAAGTCCTGCTAGCCCATATGGTGAAGTTTGCTGCTGCACTACAAAGCCATTTTGCTGGTGCTATTGGGTGGGATGCTGTTAATCTGTTCTTTGCCCCTTATTTAACAGGGTTAAGTGATGCAGAGGTAAAACAGCTAGCCCAGATGCTTATCTTTGAGTTTTCCCAGCAGGCAGTAGCTCGTGGAGGACAGGCAATCTTCACAGATATCAACCTGTACTGGGAAGTTCCTAAACATTTTGAGGATGTTCCTGCTATTGGCCCCGGTGGTACTTATACCGGCAAACCTTATAAGTACTATTTAGAAGAGTCCCAGAGGTTCGTATGGTTGCTCTTTGACGTATTTAAGGAAGGAGATGGGGTTGGCAGACCTTTCTTCTTCCCCAAGCCTTTAGTCCATATTACAGAAAAGTTCTTTCAAACACCGGGTCATGAAGCATTTCTAGACCATATATGTGATGTTGCAAGTGAAAAAGGAAATACATACTTTGTATTTGACAGAGGCAACACAGCCAAGATTTCGGAATGCTGTCGGTTAAGCTTCAAACTGGAAACTTCTGATCTTGAGGATGCTAAAGAACCCTGGAAGATGAGATATACCGCCCTTCAAAACGTAACCTTAAACTTACCTAGGATGGGATATCTGGCAAAGGAAGATGATACCAAATTGTACTCCAATATCTCTCAATTCATGGAAATGGCAGTACAGGCACATCTCCAAAAGAAGGCTTTTATAGAAAAATTATTGTCACTTGGAGAAAAAGGCCCTTTAGCCTTACTTACTATGGATAAGGATGGCTCTCCCTATCTAAGAATGAATAGAGCTACTTATTTAATTGGGATGTTAGGATTGAATGAACTGATCAAGATTCATACAGGTGAAGAATTGCAACATTCTAAGACTTCTTTGAAATTTGGCTTAAAAATAATCGCCCATATGAAGTTATTGGCAGATAAATTAAGCAAAAAACACGGAATGAGATTTGTTCTTGAGCAATCACCTGCAGAAAGCACTGCTTATCGTTTTGCTAAATTGGATCTAAAATACCATTCACCGGAATCGGGTCATATAGTCAAAGGGAACATATCAAGAGAAGAGGTTTATTATACAAATTCCACATATCTTCCTGTCTCGTTACAGGTTAATCCAATTGAACGGGTCAGAAAGGAAGGTCTTTTTCATCCACTAATAGAGGCAGGGGCATTAACCCACATATGGCTGGGTGAGGCAAAGCCATCAAAGGAGTCGTTGAAAAATTTTGTTATAAAAACCTTTAGAGGTACCCTAAACGATCAGATAGCGTTTTCTCCTGAGTTTACAACCTGCATATCCTGTGGCAAAACAGCCAGAGGATTAAGCGAAAAGTGTATATACTGTGGTTCCCTCGAGATAGAAGGTATTACAAGAATCACGGG
- a CDS encoding enoyl-CoA hydratase-related protein: MAWSEWEPVTNMNLKEVVYHKKYRDVGGGVARIMFNRPEKMNAMTNIGWAEIAETVLEASNDKNIGVVVYTGAGNHFGVGGDMEWEADGGLQGPGGMALASVPDFDGAIQNCLKPVIAAVRGYCIGGHNHLAYHCDFTIASDNAIFGQNGPRVASPAHGYLVASSAYVLGLRRAKEMWMVCRQYTARQAYEMDLINIVVPEAKLEEEVDRWCEDLLGLSPTCLQIVKQSFNAVGNEIKWTTDKILSLIAPDFFDRPEVKEAHDAFFNKRTPNFWKDTKKGSK; encoded by the coding sequence ATGGCATGGTCAGAATGGGAACCCGTTACAAACATGAATCTAAAGGAGGTAGTATACCACAAGAAATACAGGGACGTAGGTGGCGGGGTAGCAAGGATAATGTTTAACCGTCCGGAAAAGATGAATGCTATGACAAACATTGGCTGGGCAGAGATAGCTGAGACTGTTTTGGAAGCAAGCAACGATAAGAATATAGGTGTAGTGGTATACACTGGTGCCGGAAATCATTTTGGTGTTGGTGGTGATATGGAATGGGAAGCCGATGGTGGTCTTCAAGGTCCAGGGGGTATGGCACTGGCGAGTGTTCCTGACTTTGATGGTGCAATTCAAAACTGCCTTAAGCCAGTTATTGCGGCTGTGAGGGGGTATTGTATTGGTGGGCATAATCATCTGGCATATCACTGTGACTTCACTATCGCTTCCGATAACGCCATTTTTGGACAGAACGGCCCCAGGGTTGCAAGCCCCGCCCACGGTTATCTTGTGGCTTCCTCGGCATATGTTTTGGGGCTAAGAAGGGCAAAGGAAATGTGGATGGTCTGCCGTCAATACACTGCCCGGCAGGCATATGAAATGGATCTGATAAATATCGTTGTTCCGGAGGCAAAGCTCGAAGAGGAAGTTGATAGATGGTGTGAGGATCTGTTGGGACTTTCGCCTACTTGCCTCCAGATTGTAAAGCAGAGCTTTAATGCTGTTGGGAATGAGATAAAGTGGACTACCGATAAGATCCTATCTCTTATTGCACCTGACTTCTTTGACAGACCAGAGGTTAAGGAGGCACATGACGCGTTCTTTAACAAGAGGACTCCAAATTTCTGGAAAGACACCAAAAAAGGTTCTAAGTAA
- a CDS encoding amidohydrolase family protein, with translation MSKSTDGSPPKEYYPVVDTHLHCYRSAEAGRLAMGLTPSYTTYSGTVDDAMNAMKKANISKAIMVNTIPLAYMRDAALSKLRPDLSSEHRHQAEEEIQRTLLERLARLNTWSCEVAKENPNLFATITLDPIMGPEVLRTEVLDKVISHGAKALKLHPPIGRYYPTDESLFPAYEASQELGIPIIFHCGPHPHPDNPKKAVEYSSPRHFEALLIRFPGLKVVMAHNMGAGICHYWPDLYKPYYKDAISIARKGYPNAYFDLSACIAEAIGGYGMPPKDITALIRDLGAERVFFGSDFPWYEPIEAVQGVLKLDLEEWEKRLIMGENAMRVFNI, from the coding sequence ATGTCTAAATCAACAGATGGTTCACCACCCAAAGAATACTATCCTGTTGTTGATACTCACCTGCATTGTTATCGGAGTGCCGAGGCAGGCCGACTGGCCATGGGATTGACACCTTCTTATACCACCTATTCCGGCACTGTAGATGATGCCATGAATGCCATGAAGAAGGCTAATATCTCCAAAGCCATCATGGTAAATACCATTCCTCTGGCCTACATGAGAGATGCTGCACTGAGTAAACTCCGTCCCGACCTTTCATCTGAACATCGTCATCAAGCAGAGGAGGAAATACAGAGAACACTTCTCGAAAGGCTGGCTAGACTCAATACCTGGAGCTGTGAAGTAGCTAAAGAGAATCCCAACCTTTTTGCTACCATAACTCTTGACCCTATCATGGGCCCTGAGGTTTTGAGGACAGAGGTACTGGATAAGGTCATAAGCCATGGGGCGAAAGCATTGAAGCTTCATCCCCCGATAGGTCGTTATTACCCGACTGATGAGTCCCTGTTTCCGGCTTATGAAGCCAGTCAAGAATTAGGCATACCAATCATCTTTCACTGTGGTCCACATCCTCATCCTGACAATCCCAAAAAGGCAGTAGAATATTCTAGCCCCCGGCACTTCGAAGCCTTGCTCATCAGATTTCCTGGACTTAAAGTAGTAATGGCCCATAACATGGGAGCCGGGATCTGTCATTATTGGCCTGACCTTTATAAACCCTATTATAAGGATGCCATATCTATCGCCAGAAAGGGATATCCTAACGCTTACTTTGACCTGAGCGCATGTATAGCCGAGGCTATTGGTGGATACGGAATGCCGCCTAAAGACATAACGGCTTTGATTCGAGATCTAGGTGCTGAAAGAGTGTTTTTCGGCAGTGATTTTCCCTGGTATGAGCCAATTGAGGCTGTTCAAGGTGTGCTGAAGCTGGATCTCGAAGAATGGGAGAAGCGCCTCATCATGGGTGAGAATGCTATGCGGGTGTTCAATATTTAG
- a CDS encoding metallophosphoesterase family protein, whose amino-acid sequence MRIGLISDTHIPYDAKSLPIQVKEIFRDVDVILHAGDIYSSAVLDELGEIALVLAARGDDDLSSLNGRVKERYVLNFEGFSLWLIHVFPYPKLHPLLYSSGSSSNQELEGTLGEIIHGHEDVPDILVFGDTHKALLCRTQGFLFINPGSATFPNYTNELGTIAILTISHGKAEVDIIQL is encoded by the coding sequence ATGCGTATAGGCCTAATTTCGGACACTCATATTCCGTATGATGCGAAATCACTTCCCATTCAGGTAAAGGAGATTTTCAGGGATGTAGACGTTATTTTACATGCCGGGGATATTTACTCGTCTGCAGTGCTTGATGAACTTGGGGAAATAGCTCTGGTGCTTGCGGCTAGGGGTGATGATGACTTGTCTTCGTTGAACGGCAGAGTAAAAGAAAGATACGTTCTAAACTTTGAAGGCTTTTCTTTATGGCTTATTCATGTTTTCCCCTACCCTAAGTTACACCCTCTTCTGTATTCTTCGGGTTCTTCCTCCAACCAGGAATTAGAAGGGACGCTTGGGGAAATAATACATGGACATGAAGATGTTCCTGATATCCTTGTTTTTGGTGACACTCATAAGGCTTTATTGTGTAGAACTCAAGGATTCCTTTTCATAAACCCCGGTAGTGCCACGTTCCCTAACTATACGAATGAGTTAGGAACTATTGCTATCCTCACCATTTCCCATGGAAAAGCCGAGGTGGATATTATTCAGCTATAA